One window of Flavobacterium dauae genomic DNA carries:
- the meaB gene encoding methylmalonyl Co-A mutase-associated GTPase MeaB: MPNEKLPNKKSLNEIEGISQPNFINPASIQNIQKFRNKPLNIELLIEKLLQGDIPSLSKAITIIESTNPTHKEQAHKIIQTCLPHANKSVRIGITGVPGVGKSTFIEAFGMYLTSIGKKVAVLAVDPSSTISKGSILGDKTRMEDLVKNANAFIRPSASGESLGGVSRKTRESIILCEACGFDTILIETVGVGQSETAVHSMTDFFLLLNLAGAGDELQGIKRGIMEMADSVIINKADGDNLKRANNAKLDINRALHLFPLKDSKWQPKVLLASAFYNQGIEDVWQLLEKYFSLTKENGYFETNRKNQNAYWLKETINEQLLSNFYQNQTINEQLQNAENAVQNNEKSPFVAANELLELYDKSQKYHSE; this comes from the coding sequence ATGCCGAACGAAAAGCTTCCGAATAAAAAATCTTTAAATGAAATTGAAGGAATTTCCCAACCCAATTTCATCAATCCGGCTTCTATCCAAAACATTCAAAAATTCAGAAACAAACCTTTGAATATTGAATTGCTGATTGAAAAACTGCTGCAAGGCGATATTCCGTCGTTAAGTAAAGCCATCACAATTATAGAAAGTACCAACCCAACGCACAAAGAACAAGCACATAAAATAATTCAAACCTGTTTACCACACGCCAATAAATCGGTACGAATTGGTATAACCGGCGTGCCTGGTGTGGGAAAAAGTACGTTTATTGAAGCATTTGGAATGTATCTTACATCTATCGGGAAAAAAGTAGCCGTTTTAGCGGTTGATCCCAGCAGCACCATTAGCAAAGGAAGCATTTTGGGCGATAAAACCCGTATGGAAGATTTGGTTAAAAATGCAAATGCGTTTATACGTCCGTCGGCATCGGGCGAAAGTTTAGGTGGCGTTTCTCGAAAGACCCGTGAAAGTATTATTTTGTGCGAAGCCTGTGGATTTGATACGATTTTGATTGAAACGGTGGGAGTTGGACAAAGTGAAACAGCTGTTCACAGTATGACCGATTTCTTTTTACTGTTGAATTTAGCCGGTGCCGGTGATGAATTACAAGGAATTAAACGCGGAATTATGGAAATGGCTGATTCTGTTATCATTAATAAAGCCGATGGCGATAATTTAAAGCGTGCCAACAATGCCAAATTAGATATTAACCGTGCGTTGCATTTATTTCCTTTAAAAGATTCTAAATGGCAGCCAAAAGTATTATTGGCAAGTGCTTTTTACAACCAAGGAATTGAAGATGTTTGGCAACTTTTAGAGAAATATTTTTCGTTAACCAAAGAAAATGGCTATTTTGAAACCAACCGAAAAAACCAGAACGCCTATTGGTTAAAAGAAACAATTAACGAACAGTTACTTTCAAATTTTTATCAAAATCAAACCATAAACGAACAATTACAAAATGCAGAAAACGCTGTACAAAACAACGAAAAATCGCCATTTGTAGCCGCAAATGAGTTGTTGGAATTGTATGATAAATCTCAAAAATATCATTCTGAATGA